Proteins co-encoded in one Solea senegalensis isolate Sse05_10M linkage group LG8, IFAPA_SoseM_1, whole genome shotgun sequence genomic window:
- the LOC122773722 gene encoding extracellular calcium-sensing receptor-like — MRVFLDKLLVLLLFSCFSSAVTSLYSSYCQLQGQFHLNGMHQTGDVILGGIFENNFFSANPDLSFTSEPYQSTCYGFDVVGFRLAQSMAFAIDEINRKSNLLPNVTLGYSLYDNCNQLGIGFRAALTLVSGQEEQVTLEENCAGTPPVLGIVGDSSSTRSIAISTVLGLYRVPTVSYFSTCSCLSDRQKFPSFFRTIPSDAFQVNAMIQILKHFGWTWAGLLISDDDYGVHAARSFHSDLGPAGGGCLAYTEILPWGDDSAELRRIVDVMRKSTAQVVIVFAHESHMINLMEEVVRQNVTGLQWIASEGWSAAAVLHTSHLMPYLGGTLGISIRRGEIPGLRDFLLLTRPDLHHNNSDGNSMVRVNQFWEHTFQCRFAPPPAGWVEAGGELCTGQEVIENVETEFLDVSNLRPEYNVYKAVYALAYALDDMLQCEPGRGPFSNNTCAHLQRLEPWQLVHYLEEVNFTTTFGDQVSFDENGDTLPIYDIMNWVWLPDGRTKVQRVGAVKRSAFKGDELKLDDDKIFWNFESKQPPQSVCSESCPPGTRMARKKGEPECCFDCVPCSDGKISNTTDSMECTSCPEDFWSSPRRDHCVPKKTEFLSYHEPLGIFLTTTSLLGTCICVVVLGIFIHHHSTPIVRANNSELSFLLLVSLKLCFLCSLLFIGRPRLWTCQLRHAAFGISFVLCVSCILVKTMVVLAVFRASKPGGESSLKWFGAVQQRGTILFLTSVQAAICTAWLVSASPVPHKNTQYHSDKIVYECAVGSTVGFAVLLGYIGLLAVLSCLLAFLARNLPDSFNEAKLITFSMLIFCAVWVAFVPAYISSPGKYADAVEVFAILASSFGLLMALFGPKCYIILMRPEKNTKKAIMGRGTTK, encoded by the exons ATGAGGGTATTTTTAGACAAGTTGCTCGTGCTATTGTTGttctcctgcttctcctctgctgtcacctctctttattcctcatATTGCCAGTTACAGGGACAGTTTCATCTAAATGGGATGCACCAGACaggagatgtgattctaggaggtatttttgaaaataactTCTTCTCTGCCAATCCTGATCTGTCTTTTACATCAGAGCCATATCAGTCTacctgctatgg TTTTGATGTTGTAGGATTCAGACTGGCTCAgtccatggcctttgctattgatgaaaTCAACAGAAAGTCCAACCTGCTCCcaaatgtgactctgggatacagtctgtatgataactgcaaccaactaggaattggatttcgtgcagcactgaccttagtcagtggtcaagaagagcaagttacattagaggagaactgtgcaggaactcctccagtcctagggattgtgggtgattcttCTTCTACACGTTctattgccatatccacagtcttaggtttgtacagagtgcctaCG GTGAGttatttttccacatgttcctgcctgagtgacagacaaaagtTCCCATCATTTTTTAGGACAATTccgagtgatgcttttcag gtgaatgctatgattcagattctaaagcactttggttggacttgggcaggtctgctcatcagtgatgatgattatggagtccatgctgcccgatcctttcactctgatctgggtccagctggtggaggttgtctggcttacactgagattttgccctggggtgaTGACTctgctgaactaaggagaatagtggatgtgatgaggaaatctacagctcaagtggtgattgtgtttgcacatgagaGTCACATGATTAACCTCATGGAAGAG gtggtgaggcagaatgtgacaggcctgcagtggattgccagtgaagGCTGGTCAGCAGCTGCTGTGCTCCATACTTCCcacctcatgccgtacctgggtggaacactgggcatctccatccgtcgaggagaaataccaggactcagagACTTCCTGTTACTAACACGTCCTgatctacatcacaacaacagtgatggaaacagcatggtgagA gtgaatcagttttgggaacacacatttcagtgtagatttgcaccacctccagcaggttgggtggaagctgggggagaattatgcactggacaggaagttatagagaatgtggagactgagttcttggatgtttcaaacctcagaccagagtataacgtgtataaggctgtgtacgctctggcgtacgctcttgatgacatgctgcagtgtgagccagggagaggacctttcagcaacaacacctgtgctcatttacaaagactggagccatggcag CTTGTGCATTACTTGGAAGAAGTCAACTTCACAACAACCTTTGGTGATCAAGTATCATTTGACGAGAACGGTGATACCttaccaatatatgacatcatgaactgggtgtggctccctgatggaagaactaaagttcagagagtgggtgcagttaagaggtcagccttcaaaggtgatgAACTCAAGCTGGATGacgacaaaatcttctggaactttgaatccaaacag cctcctcagtcagtgtgcagtgagagttgtcctccaggtacccgcatggccagaaagaagggggaacctgagtgttgttttgactgtgtcccttgttctgatggcaagatcagcaatacaactg actccatggagtgcaccagctgtccagaagatttctggtcaaGCCCCcggcgtgaccactgtgttcctaagaaaacagagttcctatcgtaccatgagcctctgggtattttcttgacaaccacctcactgttgggcacatgtatctgtgttgttgttctgggcatcttcatccatcatcacagcacacctatagttcgtgccaacaattcagaactcagttttcttctcttggtgtcgctcaaattgtgtttcttgtgttcgttgctcttcattggacgacccagattatggacttgtcaactaagacatgcagcatttggtatcagctttgtgctttgtgtctcatgtatcctggtgaaaaccatggtggttctggctgtgttcagggcctccaaaccaggaggtgagtccagtctcaagtggtttggtgctgtgcagcaacGAGGGACAATTCTgtttctgacttctgttcaagcagcgatctgcactgcctggcttgtctctgcttcaccagtgcctcataaaaacacccagtatcacagtgacaagatagtttatgagtgtgcagttgggtccacagttggttttgcagttttacttggttatattggtttactggctgtcctcagttgtttgttagcttttctagcaaggaatcttccagacagtttcaatgaggccaaactcatcactttcagcatgttgatcttctgtgcagtgtgggtggcctttgtccctgcttacatcagctcaccaggcaaatatgcagatgccgtggaggtatttgccatcctggcctccagttttggcctcttgatggcgctgtttggacccaaatgttacataatcctCATGAGACCTgagaaaaatacaaagaaagccatcatgggtcgaggcaccacaaaataa
- the LOC122773113 gene encoding extracellular calcium-sensing receptor-like encodes MHNVVMNQSKVMRVFLDSSFLSLMLFTCFSSAVSYSLYSSSCQLQGQFHLNGMHKTGDVILGGLFQIHFFSADPDVSFTLEPEQPTCYGFDVLGLRQAQTMAFAIDEINRNSNLLPNVTLGYSLYDNCLQLGIGFRAALTLVSGQEKQLTLEENCVGTPPVLGIVGDSSSSSTVAISTVLGLYRVPLVSYFATCSCLSDRQKFPSFFRTIPSDAFQVNAMIQILKHFGWTWAGLLFSDDDYGVHAARSFHSDLGPAGGGCLAYTEILPWGDDPAELRRIVDVMRKSTARVVIVFAHESHMINLMEEVNQFWEHTFQCRFAPPPAGWVEVAGELCTGQEVLENVETDFLDVSDLRSEYNVYKAVYTLAYALDDMLQCEPGRGPFSNNTCAHLQRLEPWQLMYYLEKVNFTTTFGDQVSFDENGDTIPIYDIMNWVWLPDGRNQVQRVGEVKRSTFKGEELTLDEDKIFWNFKSKQPPRSVCSESCPPGTRMARKKGEPECCFDCVPCSEGKISNTTDSMECTSCPEDFWSSPQRDHCVPKKTEFLSYHEPLGICLTTTSLLGTFICVVVLGIFIHHQSTPIVRANNSELSFLLLVSLKLCFLCSLLFIGRPRPWTCQLRHAAFGISFVLCVSCILVKTMVVLAVFRASKPGGESSLKWFGAVQQRGTVLVLTSVQAAICTAWLVSASPVPHKNTQYHSDKIVYECAVGSTVGFAVLLGYIGLLAVLSCLLAFLARNLPDSFNEAKLITFSMLIFCAVWVAFVPAYINSPGKYADAVEVFAILASSFGLLVALFGPKCYIILFRPERNTKKAIMGRGTTKFQS; translated from the exons ATGCACAATGTAGTGATGAACcagagcaaagtcatgaggGTATTTTTAGACAGCAGCTTCCTCTCCTTAATGTTGTTCACCTGCTTTTCCTCTGCCGTGTCCtactctctttattcctcctcttgtcagttgcAGGGACAGTTTCatctaaatgggatgcacaaaactggagatgtgattctaggtggactTTTCCAAATCCATTTCTTCTCTGCCGACCCGGACGTGTCTTTTACCTTAGAGCCAGAGCAGCCGacctgctatgg TTTTGATGTTCTAGGATTGagacaggctcagaccatggcctttgctattgatgaaatcaacagaaactccaacctgctgcctaatgtgactctgggatacagtctgtatgataactgccttcaactaggaattggatttcgtgcagcactgaccttagtcagtggtcaagaaaaGCAacttacattagaggagaactgtgtaggaactcctccagtcctagggattgtgggagattcttcttcttcaagtACTGTTGCCATATCCACAGttttaggtttgtacagagtgcctctg gtgagttattttgccacatgttcctgcctgagtgacagacagaagttcccatctttctttagaacgatcccaagtgatgcttttcag gttaatgctatgattcagattctaaaacactttggttggacttgggcaggtctgctctttagtgatgatgattatggagtccacgctgcccgatcctttcactctgatctgggtccagctggtggaggttgtctggcttacacagagattttgccctggggtgatgaccctgctgaactaaggagaatagtggatgtgatgaggaaatctacagctcgagtggtgattgtgtttgcacatgagaGTCACATGATTAACCTCATGGAAGAG gtgaatcagttttgggaacacacatttcagtgtagatttgcaccacctccagcaggttgggtggaagtggcaggagaattatgcactggacaggaagttttagagaatgtggagactgatTTTCTGGATGTTTCAGACCTCAGgtcagagtataatgtgtataaggctgtgtacactctggcgtatgctcttgatgacatgctgcagtgtgagccagggagaggacctttcagcaacaacacctgtgctcatttacaaagactggagccatggcag CTTAtgtattacttggaaaaagtcaacttcacaacaacatttggtgatcaagtgtcatttgatgagaacGGTGATACCAtaccaatatatgacatcatgaactgggtgtggctccctgatggaagaaatcaagttcagagagtgggtgaggttaagaggtcaaccttcaaaggtgaagaactcacactggatgaagacaaaatcttctggaactttaaATCCAAACAG cctcctcggtctgtgtgcagtgagagttgtcctccaggtacccgcatggccagaaagaagggggaacctgagtgttgttttgactgtgtcccttgttctgagggaaagatcagcaatacaactg actccatggagtgcaccagttgtccagaagatttctggtccagcccccagcgtgaccactgtgttcctaagaaaacagagttcctctcctaccatgagcctctgggtatctgcttgacaactaCCTCACTGTTGGgtacatttatctgtgttgttgttctgggcatcttcatccatcatcagaGCACACCTATTGTTCgagccaacaattcagaactcagttttcttctcttggtgtcgctcaaattgtgtttcctctgctcgttgctcttcattggacgacccagaccgtggacttgccaactaagacatgcagcatttggtatcagctttgtgctttgtgtctcatgtatcctggtgaaaaccatggtggttctggctgtgttcagggcctccaaaccaggaggtgagtccagtctcaagtggtttggtgctgtgcagcagagagggacagttctggttctgacttcagttcaagcagcaatctgcactgcctggctagtctctgcttcaccagtgcctcataaaaacacccagtatcacagtgacaagatagtttatgagtgtgcagttgggtccacagttggttttgcagttttacttggttatattggtttactggctgtcctcagttgtttgttagcttttctagcaaggaatcttccagacagtttcaatgaggccaaactcatcactttcagcatgttgatcttctgtgcagtgtgggtggcctttgtccctgcttacatcaactcaccaggcaaatatgcagatgcagtggaggtatttgccatcctggcctccagttttggcctgttggtggcactgtttggacccaaatgttatataatcctgttcagaccagagagaaacacaaagaaggcCATCATGGGTCGAGGCACCACAAAGTTTCAAAGTTAA